ACACATACAAGAATCACTTTCACTCCAAATACTCAATCAAAGAGAGAGCAAGAAGTTCTTGAACTCGACAAGGCTTAAGTAATAAAGGGGCTGACACTGAGAgcctggaagtgctggagctTCCCCAGGCACATGGAGTTTCCATGCACCATTTCCATGGCCTAGCTAGTCACCAGTCCTTCCagtgctgcccagccccaggctggagATTGATGGGAACAGTGACAAGTGAAACTGGTACAGTGTCACAGGAACTCCCATcacccaacagcagcagctgcaggaaggccCCCTGCCCACAGAACGAGTCCCACTGAATGAGAGTCATAGACCATGAGGAAACTGGAAGCAGAGTGCACTGAGCAGGTAACATATGAGGGATCAGGAGATCAGGAAGCTCTGGTACAGAGGAACTACAGGAATAAAACTCAGAGGCAGATGAGCAGTAGAAACAGGAATCTCTGAGGTGAGCCTTCTCCTCACGCTACCCATGGATATACGCTTCACCAGTGCCAAGCCTAACACCAAAGtcaaagaggaggaggagtgggacCACAGCTCTTGGGTTCACAGGTGACCTTACAGATATTTGTACTGTACCCTGCACAGCAGATCACACCCTCCACTGGACAACAAACCCCAGCACTTGTTAAAGAACAAACCCCCAGCACCCTCATGCCATGAGCTAAACAACGCCCATTCCTCCACTTTCAGTGGGCAATCACGAATGGGAGAGAGGCACTTTACAAACGGGCTAGCAATGCCCAAGGTGCTACTTACCATCTTTGGCATAAGCCACGCAGTACACTGTGTCTTTATGTCCCTTCAAAGGCTGAATGAGGGTTCCATCAGAAGTATCATACACCTGTtcaaatggggagaaaaaaccaATCCAAATatacaaacaaaagaaaaaaaacttcattgAAGCAGAGAACCACATTTGGGTGGGAGGGGACTTTAAAGCTCACTCAGTtcaagcccctgccatggggcagTGAGACCTttcactaaaccaggttgctccaagccccatccaacctggcctaaAACACCTCCAGCGTGAGGGCTGGaatataaaattactgaaggcCAGCAGATTATGCACTTCCTTTTGTGTCTGCTTTTTGAATTTCATATAGTTcataaaagacaaaacactTTCTAGCACAGAAACAGCTTTCTGTAACATGATATTCttagaaagaaagaagtcaGTACTAGAAAATAACATGCACAAAGGACATTTTTCAACAGCTTGTTTGGCAGCTTGTTTTACAACTTATTggctttttaccttttatttttaaattttacatcttGCTGTTAAAACATCTTTCTACGGATTTTATGTTTAAGCATAATAAATTACTGCAAAGGATCATCACTAAATACATGATTCTGTTAGCCCTGAAAATAACACCTGTAGTCCTGCAATGCTGAACTCCATCTCtaccatccatccatccatccatccatccatccatccatccatccatcatccatccatccatccatccatccatcccatccatccatcatccatccatcatccatccatcatccatccatccatccatcccatccatccatccatcatccatccatccatccatcatcatccatccatccatccatccatccctcatccatccatccatccatcatccatccatccatccatccatcatccatccatccatcatccatcatcatccatccatccatccatccatcatccatccatccatccatccatccatccatcatcatccatcatccatccatcatccatccatcatccatccatccatccatccatccatccatccatccctccatccatccatccatccatcatcatccatcatcatccatcatccatcatccatccatcatccatccatccatcatcatcatccatccatcatccatccatcatccatccatcatcatccatcatcatccatccatcatccatccatccatccatccatccatcatcatccatccatccatccatcatccatccatccatccatccatccatccatccatccatccatccatccatccatcatccatccatcatccatccatcatccatcatccatccatcatccatccatccatcatccatcatcatccatccatccatccatccatccatccatccatccatccatcatccatccatcatccatcatccatccatcatccatccatccatccatcatccatccatccatccatccatcatccatccatccatccacccatccatccatctacccatccatccatcccttatccatccatccatccatccctccatccatccatcatccatccatcatccatccatcatccatccatccatcatcatccatccatccatcatccatccatccatccatcatccatcatccatccatccatccatccatccatccatccatccatccatccctccatccatccatccatccatccatccatcatccatccatcatccatccatcatccatcatccatccatcatccatccatccatcatccatccatcatccatccatccatccctccatccatccatccatccatcatccatccatcatccatcatccatccatcatccatccatccatccatcatccatccatccatccatccatccatcatccatccatccatccacccatccatccatctacccatccatccatcccttatccatccatccatccatccctccatccatccatccacccatccatccatccccatccatccatccatccatccatcatccatccatccatcatcatcatccatccatccatcatccatccatcatccatccatcatccatccatccatccatctatccatccatcatccatcatccatccatccatccatccatcatccatccatccatccatccatcatccatccatccatcatccatccatccatccatacatccatccatcatccatccatccatccatccatcatccatccatcatccatccatccatccatccatccatccatccatccatccatccatccatcatccatccatccatccatccatcatccatccatccatcatccatccatccatccatccatcatccatccatccatcatccatccatccatccatcatcatccatccatcatccatccatccatccatccatccatccatcatccatccatccatccatccatcatccatccatccatccatccatccatcatccatccatccatccatccatccatcatccatccatcatccatccatccatccatcatccatccatccatcatccatccatccatccatccatccatccatcatccatccatccatccatcatccatccatccatcatccatccatccatccatccatccatccatccatccatcatccatccatccatcatccatccatccatccatcatccatccatccatccatccatcatccatcccatccatccatccatcatccatccatccatcatccatccatccatcatccatccatccatcatccatccatccatcccatccatccatccatcccttcctgcagctcccacacctgtcccacctggaaGCTTCGCAGGACCTGTGAGCAGCTGGTCCTGAGCTGTTCTTGCAGCAGCCCCAAGGACCCACAAACAGCTTGAGGCGAATGTTCCCAACCGTGTCCTCAGTGCCAGGACACGGGTTTGAGCCTCTTCCCTCGACGCAGAGATTTTAAGGAAACTTGCACAGCAAGTGCCAGGACTAGGGGTGGGTTCAGGGATCTCAAACCCCGGGCACGGCACAAGAGGGTGAGATGACACAAATAACTTAAATCTCATTACTTTTGGAAATAGAGCTTAAAACTTggtaagaaatatttaaaagcttcAAAACACTTTAGAATTGGCCTGCATTAATATGTATGTTGCTGTGAGGCTGCACTGACAGAGATAAGGGGATTTCAGATAGGTTATATTCATAAGTTAATGTGAAAGAAATCACGCTCATAGAgctgaaaaggagagaggaCAGGAAGGTTTCCCTACCAGCAGCCTGTTTCCAGCAGCAATTATCAGCTGGGTCCCATCCGGCTTGAACGCGAGGTCGTAAATGCTgagggaaacaaacaaaccaagaaCCGCGCGTCAGGAGACAGACACAGATCAGATGTGCCGCACGGCCAGCAccggcggcggcaccgggagcgTGGCCGCCACTGCCCGCAAACCGCCGGGCAGCAGGAACGGCCGGGACCGACCCCGCGCTGGGCCCCGCCCGCAGCCCCGAGCAGCCGCTCGGAGCGGGCTCACCACTGCTCGGCCCTGTCGCGCCAGGTGAGCGCGGCCCGCATCCCTCGGACcccgcacggcccggcccggcccggcacggcccggcacggcccggcacggcccggcaCGGCTCGGGGCTCAGCACCGCCCGGCGCCGCCCTCACGGCCGGGCCCGCTCCGCGCCGGGCGTCGCTCCCGGGCCCCGCCGCTGCCACGGGCAACGCGCCTGCGCCCGCGGGTCCGCCGCCCCGCCAGGGGGCGCTGCCAGCGCCGCAGGGGTCGCtcgcgcggggcggggcgcggcggcgtCACGTGAGCGGCGCGCGGGAGATGGcggcgccgggagcggcgggcgggTGAGGGCGGAGCGGGCCCGGAGCGCGGGCCCCGCCACGGGCCCCGTCACAGACCCGGCCCTGGCGGGGGTCCGTGCCCCGCCATCCCCGGGGCTCCGCCGGCAGCAGGACCTTACCGGGCTCttcttcccctgcagccccgggggcGGCAGTCGAGGCGCGGCGGCGGATCTGATCCAGGCGGCGGAACggcccggccccagccccggctgcAGGGCCCGCGAGCCGGCGGCGCCCAGCGCCGTGCCCCGCGGGTGGCAGCGGGTGAGCAGCCGCAGGCGGGCGGGCCGGACGGCCGGGAGGATCGACGTGTACTTCATAAGGTGAGGCTGCGGCTGTCAGTGAGCTCTGTGTGGCCTTTCTTGGCAGGACCACAGAAATCTGCCCAGACGTCGCCCTCAAAACTGTTTTTGTCCTTcgttttggggttgttttatTGTGTTATTGAAGATTTTTAAGCGAAGAGTGGGAAAATGAGAAAGTCATTGctaatttactttcttttcctacCACAGCCCTGAAGGGAAGAAGCTGAGGTCAAAACGAGCACTTGTGGAGTATTTACAGAAAACTGGAGAGACaacactgaaagcagcagattttGATTTTGCAGCTCCTCGAGGGAGCACATGCTCAGGACTGAGGGGATGTTGCACGGGAGCTGCGAGGACCCACCTGGAAAAGGAGGATTGTCAGAGCAAAGTGCAGGAGCTCCATGCACAGAATGATGCTGAGGCTGGAATTCAGAACACCCAGGCTGGGAATGGACACCTGGAAGATGCTATATCCACTGTGGAAGGCACAGATTTAGTAGTGGTAGGCACAAACCCAGAGGAGAGTTtgaaaaccaaaagaaagagGGCAGATGGGAAAACTGTCCAAACTAGGAAATGTGAGAAAGGCTCAGAAAGGAGGAACCGAGGTGACCCCAAGAGCAAGAGGCAGAGAAGAATCTCTAACACACGGGAGAACAAGAGGGTCTGTAGACAGACAGAGGCACGTGGAGCTGACAGCCAGGGAGTGGGGGAAGCAGGTGCTGAGCCTGCGGGTGCAGGGAAAGCTCTGTCAGCAATGCCCAGGGCACGGCTGAGGTCAGTGGCTGCCTCACACAGGGACCTGGGCCACCTGCCAAAGGAGGGGCCGTGCTCCAGTGGCACACCTGCTGCCAGGCCTGAGGAGAAGTCCTGTGGGCAGGTGCCAGCTCCGGGGGATCTGGGGCGGCAGGATGTGTCCTCTGACCCCGAGGTGGATGCTGAGCCGTGGGACGGGACGAGCTCCGCCGCAGGCAGAACGTCACCAGGTGCGTGGTgccagagcaggaggtgctgccaACCTCGCCTTCTGCCCAGGCCTCTCTTGGCTCTCGAGGCCACGTGTTCTGCTTCAGGTCAAGCTGCT
This region of Vidua chalybeata isolate OUT-0048 chromosome 12, bVidCha1 merged haplotype, whole genome shotgun sequence genomic DNA includes:
- the MBD4 gene encoding methyl-CpG-binding domain protein 4, translating into GAAASRERRAGDGGAGSGGRVRAERARSAGPATGPVTDPALAGVRAPPSPGLRRQQDLTGLFFPCSPGGGSRGAAADLIQAAERPGPSPGCRAREPAAPSAVPRGWQRVSSRRRAGRTAGRIDVYFISPEGKKLRSKRALVEYLQKTGETTLKAADFDFAAPRGSTCSGLRGCCTGAARTHLEKEDCQSKVQELHAQNDAEAGIQNTQAGNGHLEDAISTVEGTDLVVVGTNPEESLKTKRKRADGKTVQTRKCEKGSERRNRGDPKSKRQRRISNTRENKRVCRQTEARGADSQGVGEAGAEPAGAGKALSAMPRARLRSVAASHRDLGHLPKEGPCSSGTPAARPEEKSCGQVPAPGDLGRQDVSSDPEVDAEPWDGTSSAAGRTSPEESAPRTQVERRKTSPYFSSKYSKEAPSPPRRKALRKWTPPRSPFNLIQETLFHDPWKLLIATIFLNKTSGKMAIPVLWEFLKKYPSPEVARAADWKEMSELLKPLGLYELRAKTIIRFSGEYLSKAWRYPIELHGIGKYGNDSYRIFCVNEWKEVQPQDHKLNVYHTWLWENRERLSID